One Bacteroidia bacterium DNA window includes the following coding sequences:
- a CDS encoding cation-translocating P-type ATPase, whose amino-acid sequence MKVSLTVTGMHCTSCAQSVEKLIRQKQGVQNVYVNFATNEASFEVEDPNFKVEHLVKEIQRLGYQAKIKESKDIEETFNKEYQELRKRLWWSSVFAVPLFFLSMLSMFIHLHVPYQGWIELALCAPVMWIGWRYFGKSAIQSIRNVYPNMDVLITMSSTMAFLYSIYVLLFDINGAHWYFETAATIITLVILGNWLEAISIQKTQSALKTLQQLQPKMANLVQKDYFNDTEVIRPIAVEELELDDIVLVKAGDSIPTDGLVVEGEIEVNESMLTGESLPQHKKQGNNVLGGTLVMQGSARIQVTRRSNQSLVQEIIIMIEKAQQNKPRIQKIGDDVAAVFVPVVIVIAILTFVFSFWIGQKSLEFSFLSSIAVLAISCPCAMGLATPTAIMVALGRASQMSVIFKEGRAVENLARVKYIFFDKTGTLTTGNFTFDEVQIHNPSYTKSEIESLFLSLQQHSNHPIALSMVKHFTERNVRTVSLEKVESVIGKGVQGIYQGKVVQVGKFNNANSDAAMQTVSLWIEQNLVASVRFYDTLKSDARATVEYFKTKGIEPILLSGDSEENCAKIASQLNIRYFSNVLPADKLRYIEAYQQKGIVAMVGDGINDAPALKQAHVGIGIGSGTQVAVASADIVLRTDKLQSLVIAHQIAQKTLQTIKQNLFWAFFYNSVGIPIAAFGVLNPMIAALIMALSDVVVIGNSLRLKVKKIQVQ is encoded by the coding sequence ATGAAAGTGTCTCTTACGGTTACAGGAATGCACTGTACTTCATGCGCACAGTCTGTTGAGAAATTGATACGGCAAAAACAGGGAGTACAAAACGTATATGTCAACTTTGCTACAAACGAAGCTTCTTTTGAAGTAGAAGACCCTAACTTCAAAGTAGAGCATCTTGTCAAAGAAATACAGCGTTTAGGATATCAGGCTAAAATCAAAGAAAGCAAAGATATAGAAGAGACTTTTAACAAAGAATACCAAGAATTACGAAAAAGGCTATGGTGGAGTAGTGTATTTGCCGTTCCTTTGTTCTTTTTGTCCATGTTAAGCATGTTTATTCATCTTCACGTTCCGTATCAAGGTTGGATAGAGTTAGCTTTATGTGCGCCCGTAATGTGGATAGGTTGGCGATATTTTGGAAAGAGTGCCATTCAATCTATTCGGAATGTATATCCGAATATGGATGTACTGATTACTATGAGTTCTACTATGGCTTTTTTATACAGTATATATGTCCTTTTATTTGACATAAATGGTGCGCATTGGTATTTTGAAACCGCAGCTACTATCATAACATTAGTTATATTAGGAAATTGGTTAGAAGCTATTTCTATTCAAAAAACGCAATCTGCTCTTAAAACTTTACAACAGCTTCAACCCAAAATGGCAAACTTAGTCCAAAAAGACTATTTTAATGATACAGAGGTTATACGCCCTATTGCTGTGGAGGAGTTAGAACTAGACGACATAGTTTTAGTCAAAGCAGGTGATAGTATTCCGACAGATGGTTTAGTTGTGGAAGGAGAGATAGAGGTAAACGAGTCTATGCTTACAGGGGAAAGCCTACCGCAGCATAAGAAGCAAGGGAATAATGTATTAGGGGGAACATTAGTAATGCAAGGAAGTGCCCGAATTCAAGTTACACGCAGAAGTAATCAAAGTTTAGTTCAAGAAATAATTATAATGATTGAAAAAGCCCAACAAAATAAACCTCGTATTCAAAAAATTGGGGATGACGTAGCCGCAGTATTTGTGCCCGTAGTTATTGTAATTGCCATACTTACTTTTGTGTTTTCTTTTTGGATTGGTCAAAAATCGTTAGAATTTTCTTTTTTGAGTAGTATTGCTGTATTAGCTATTTCGTGTCCTTGTGCCATGGGCTTGGCTACTCCTACGGCTATTATGGTAGCTTTAGGGCGTGCTTCACAAATGAGTGTAATTTTCAAAGAGGGGCGTGCTGTAGAAAATCTAGCGCGTGTCAAGTACATTTTTTTTGACAAAACAGGCACTTTAACCACAGGAAATTTTACTTTTGACGAGGTACAAATTCACAATCCAAGCTATACAAAATCAGAAATAGAAAGTTTATTCTTATCCCTTCAACAGCACAGCAACCACCCTATCGCACTATCAATGGTAAAGCATTTTACGGAAAGAAATGTGCGTACAGTAAGCTTAGAAAAAGTAGAAAGCGTAATAGGTAAAGGAGTACAAGGAATATATCAAGGTAAAGTAGTTCAAGTAGGTAAGTTCAACAACGCAAATTCAGATGCGGCTATGCAAACGGTAAGTTTATGGATAGAGCAAAATTTAGTAGCATCCGTTCGCTTTTATGATACGTTGAAGTCAGATGCACGTGCTACGGTAGAGTATTTCAAAACTAAGGGCATAGAACCCATTCTACTTTCAGGAGATAGTGAAGAAAACTGCGCTAAAATTGCTTCGCAGCTAAATATACGCTACTTTTCAAATGTACTCCCTGCTGATAAGCTGCGTTACATTGAAGCATATCAACAAAAAGGGATTGTAGCTATGGTAGGTGATGGAATTAACGATGCGCCTGCGCTCAAACAAGCTCACGTAGGAATTGGCATAGGAAGTGGAACTCAGGTAGCCGTAGCTTCTGCCGATATTGTGTTACGTACAGATAAATTACAAAGTTTAGTTATTGCGCATCAAATAGCTCAAAAAACTTTGCAGACCATTAAGCAAAACTTATTTTGGGCATTTTTTTACAATAGTGTGGGTATACCCATAGCTGCCTTCGGCGTACTCAATCCTATGATAGCTGCTTTGATTATGGCGCTTTCAGATGTAGTTGTAATTGGTAACTCACTTCGGTTGAAAGTCAAAAAGATACAAGTGCAATAA
- a CDS encoding SPASM domain-containing protein: MVSYDILQLLHTLTLERAANAFKVWLSYQISKILHKDKHAGYPIAISIEPTTYCNLRCPECPSGLRQFTRPTGSLSIDVFRNIIDQLHPKTFYLTLYFQGEPYLNPQFHDMVRYARQKNMYVATSTNGHYLTFENAQKIVDSGLNRLIISIDGTTQETYQKYRIGGNLDTVVQGIQNIVQAKRKNKVKHPYVILQFIVFRHNEHEIQEIKRLAKIWQVDALHIKTAQIYNFENGSPLLPQSEQYRRYTQTKTGKFVIKNRLLNHCWKLWHSCVFTWDGKVLPCCFDKDAQYEMGNIQFESFANIWRNEKYAQFRKQILKSRANIEMCRNCTEGTKTSLKFE, encoded by the coding sequence ATGGTAAGCTACGACATTTTACAACTGCTTCACACTCTTACTTTGGAACGCGCAGCAAATGCTTTTAAGGTTTGGCTATCTTACCAAATAAGCAAAATTTTACATAAAGATAAGCATGCAGGCTATCCCATAGCTATTTCTATTGAGCCCACTACTTACTGTAACCTTCGCTGTCCTGAATGTCCTTCTGGTTTAAGGCAATTTACTCGCCCGACAGGAAGTTTATCCATAGATGTATTTCGCAACATTATAGACCAGTTGCACCCCAAAACTTTTTATCTCACACTCTATTTTCAAGGCGAACCTTATCTAAATCCTCAATTTCATGATATGGTCAGGTATGCACGGCAAAAAAACATGTATGTAGCCACTAGCACAAACGGTCATTATCTCACTTTTGAAAATGCCCAAAAAATAGTTGATAGTGGATTAAATCGCTTAATCATATCCATAGATGGTACAACTCAAGAAACCTACCAAAAATACAGAATAGGCGGAAATTTAGATACAGTCGTGCAGGGTATACAGAATATTGTGCAAGCAAAGCGAAAAAATAAAGTAAAGCATCCTTATGTCATTTTACAGTTTATTGTTTTTAGGCATAATGAACATGAAATACAAGAAATTAAACGCTTAGCTAAAATATGGCAAGTAGATGCATTGCATATCAAAACTGCGCAAATCTACAATTTTGAAAATGGAAGTCCTTTATTGCCCCAAAGTGAACAGTACAGGCGATACACCCAAACTAAAACAGGCAAATTTGTAATAAAAAACAGACTGCTTAACCATTGTTGGAAGTTGTGGCATAGTTGTGTTTTTACTTGGGATGGCAAAGTTTTACCTTGTTGTTTTGACAAAGATGCTCAATATGAAATGGGAAACATACAATTTGAATCTTTTGCAAATATTTGGCGAAATGAAAAGTATGCTCAATTCAGGAAGCAGATCTTAAAGAGTAGAGCTAATATAGAAATGTGCAGAAACTGTACAGAAGGCACAAAAACCTCTTTGAAGTTTGAATGA
- a CDS encoding RluA family pseudouridine synthase, with protein sequence MFSPKIDIEILYQDAHYIFIYKPAGVASVPERNNPAAISVQEWLKQQYPQATLCHRLDKETSGVLVAAQHIDAHRELSYLFHERLVNKYYHALVKGVHHIDEPIIIDLPLNVSNPNKTRVDKQNGIEAITAVISIAHFKHYTLLECKPVTGRTHQIRVHLAYYGTPIVGDYLYGGEDIFLSQIKRKNFKISPDEQEKPLNKRFQLHAQRIRFENSFGSYNVSAPYPKDFEIILKQLRKYDL encoded by the coding sequence ATGTTTAGCCCTAAAATAGATATAGAGATTTTATATCAGGATGCGCATTACATATTTATCTATAAGCCTGCGGGAGTGGCTTCTGTTCCTGAACGAAATAATCCTGCTGCAATAAGCGTACAAGAGTGGCTAAAACAACAATATCCGCAAGCAACACTATGTCATAGGTTAGATAAAGAAACCAGCGGCGTTTTGGTAGCAGCTCAACACATAGATGCACACAGGGAACTTTCATACCTCTTTCATGAACGTTTAGTGAATAAGTATTATCATGCTTTAGTAAAAGGCGTACACCATATTGATGAACCTATTATTATTGACTTACCTCTGAACGTAAGTAATCCTAACAAAACTAGAGTAGACAAGCAAAACGGTATAGAAGCAATTACCGCGGTTATAAGTATTGCACATTTTAAGCACTATACTTTGTTAGAATGTAAGCCCGTTACAGGAAGGACGCACCAAATACGCGTACACTTAGCTTATTATGGTACGCCCATAGTCGGGGATTATCTATACGGGGGAGAGGATATTTTTTTGTCCCAAATTAAGCGTAAAAATTTCAAAATCAGTCCAGATGAGCAGGAAAAACCTCTCAACAAAAGATTTCAATTACACGCCCAACGAATTAGGTTTGAAAACAGTTTCGGTAGTTACAATGTTTCAGCACCTTACCCTAAGGACTTTGAAATTATTTTGAAACAATTGCGAAAATACGACCTTTAG
- a CDS encoding heavy metal-binding domain-containing protein, whose product MGIIVTTANELQGYKIVKHLGVIRGITVRSRGVGGNLLGALQTLFGGKINAYLKLCEEAREEAYNELIQQAKAVGANAVIAMRYESNEVISGVTEVLAYGTAVVVEPTS is encoded by the coding sequence ATGGGTATAATCGTAACCACAGCTAACGAACTACAAGGTTATAAAATTGTCAAGCACTTAGGCGTGATAAGGGGAATCACAGTTCGCTCTCGTGGCGTGGGCGGAAATTTATTAGGTGCTTTACAAACATTATTTGGAGGTAAAATCAATGCTTACCTTAAACTTTGTGAAGAAGCTCGCGAAGAAGCTTACAACGAACTCATTCAACAAGCAAAAGCAGTAGGTGCAAACGCAGTAATTGCCATGCGATACGAATCTAATGAAGTAATCAGTGGTGTAACCGAAGTTTTAGCTTATGGCACCGCAGTAGTTGTAGAACCTACTTCATAA
- a CDS encoding T9SS type A sorting domain-containing protein, giving the protein MRFSSFAYIGIAFFILLAALWLNLKYRVCLTTKNGKTLALVLGEKEHELPLSKDRPDLAILQDFEMTKDPALGYVPTERLYQAYLYAEQLRKNPVAKTAGIPMNWTERGPKNVAGRTRTIMIDPNDPTKKTVFTAGVNGGIWKTTDITATNPIWTPINDFMTNLAVTTLAYDPTNPNVMYAGTGEGYFNSDAARGAGIFKSTNGGNTWTQLSSTNNPFFYYVNKVFVSSAGTLFAATNQGLRRSTDGGNTWTTVSTIRCFDIEQASNGHLYAGHNGVIRKSTDDGVTWTNLTTPTTFSRVELACAASDANYVYALCEEDNAVKAILKTTNGGTSWTSLPEPNDADPGIPDTDFSRGQAWYDLSIAVSNTNRDLLFVGGIDLFRSTNGGNSWQQVSHWYGGFGYQEVHADQHFAIFEPGSGTTVYFATDGGIYRCTNATASMPTIVQRNNTYNVTQFYACAIHPNAGSNHFLAGSQDNGSQRFSSPGMNSTVEVTGGDGGYCHIDQNQPQYQWTSYVNNNYFRSTNGGNTFSSVTLSNNTGASFINPTDYDDVANIMYCSNSNGNFVRWTNPQSGSTHTVVTVSAFGGGDVTHINANTNTPNRVFFGLNNGRVVRVDNAHTGTSLTGVNIKGASMPTTSVSCIAVQKGDDNHLLVTYSSYGVNSVWETKDGGVTWTSVEGNLPDIPVRWAIFNPHNPDQAVLATELGVWTTSDLNGTATVWVPTNSGLANTRVTMLQIRDSDKMVIASTHGRGLFSSDAFVGGSSVSAEFEVNKKVTYVGKNIQFTDASTGATSWAWDFENDGVVDATTQNPTFAYTTPGLKTVKLVINGGCSTCTKIKTALIHVLPDRNTSYTLADGGDFETNPLDFAPAVENSTSVPWERGNSTIAGKDGTTSGSNAWVTGLTSNTYTNNSVSYLYTPNFDFSAAGNYTIQFQTKYKVETNWDGFNVEYSLDKGDTWQVLGTLGTDWYNYSVNLATAFDANVPFFTGVQSTYTLKKLDISFLAGNPSVAFRIVFKSDVGIESVGVAIDDFQILRESTSINENEIQANITLFPNPVREKLYFEYAGKIYSNLKVCIYNLQGKVISQEIVPMYATHFVHSVSVQHLSKGIYFLNLEADGQRKTLKFVKE; this is encoded by the coding sequence ATGCGATTTTCTTCTTTTGCTTATATTGGAATTGCATTTTTCATACTTTTAGCTGCTTTGTGGCTGAATTTGAAATACAGAGTTTGCCTTACTACAAAAAATGGCAAAACATTAGCCTTAGTACTTGGCGAAAAAGAACATGAACTTCCATTATCAAAAGATAGACCTGACCTAGCTATTTTACAAGATTTTGAAATGACAAAAGACCCTGCATTGGGCTACGTTCCCACAGAAAGATTATACCAAGCTTATTTATACGCCGAACAGCTACGAAAAAACCCTGTGGCTAAAACCGCAGGTATCCCTATGAATTGGACTGAAAGAGGACCTAAAAATGTAGCAGGGCGTACTCGTACCATTATGATTGACCCTAACGATCCTACTAAAAAAACTGTATTTACCGCAGGAGTAAACGGTGGAATTTGGAAAACCACAGATATAACTGCTACTAATCCTATCTGGACACCTATCAATGATTTTATGACGAACTTAGCAGTTACTACTCTGGCTTATGACCCTACTAACCCCAACGTAATGTACGCAGGAACAGGAGAAGGCTATTTTAATTCTGATGCCGCTCGGGGCGCAGGTATATTCAAAAGCACAAACGGAGGTAATACATGGACACAACTTAGCTCAACAAATAATCCGTTTTTTTACTATGTCAATAAAGTTTTTGTAAGCAGCGCAGGTACTTTATTCGCTGCTACTAATCAAGGACTTAGGCGATCAACAGATGGTGGAAATACATGGACAACTGTTTCTACAATACGCTGCTTTGATATAGAACAAGCATCCAATGGGCACCTTTACGCAGGACATAACGGAGTAATCCGTAAAAGCACAGACGATGGAGTTACATGGACGAATTTGACTACACCTACTACTTTTTCAAGAGTAGAATTGGCTTGTGCTGCAAGCGACGCTAATTATGTATATGCTTTGTGTGAAGAAGATAATGCCGTTAAAGCTATTCTTAAGACTACCAATGGAGGAACCTCATGGACAAGTCTTCCTGAACCTAATGACGCAGATCCAGGCATACCTGATACAGATTTTTCTCGCGGACAAGCTTGGTACGATTTGAGCATTGCTGTTTCTAATACAAATAGAGACTTACTTTTTGTTGGTGGAATTGATTTATTTAGAAGTACAAACGGCGGTAATTCTTGGCAACAAGTTTCTCATTGGTACGGTGGATTTGGTTACCAAGAAGTACATGCTGACCAGCACTTTGCTATCTTCGAACCAGGTAGCGGTACTACGGTATACTTTGCCACTGATGGAGGTATATACCGCTGCACTAATGCCACAGCATCTATGCCCACTATTGTACAAAGAAACAATACTTACAACGTAACTCAATTTTATGCCTGTGCTATTCACCCCAACGCAGGTAGTAACCACTTTTTAGCAGGTTCACAAGATAATGGCTCACAGCGTTTCTCCTCACCAGGGATGAACAGCACGGTAGAAGTTACAGGCGGAGATGGGGGATATTGCCATATTGACCAAAATCAACCTCAATATCAATGGACATCTTATGTGAATAACAACTATTTTCGCTCTACTAACGGAGGTAATACTTTCAGCAGTGTAACGTTAAGCAATAACACAGGTGCATCTTTTATCAACCCCACAGATTATGACGATGTGGCAAATATTATGTACTGCTCTAATAGCAATGGAAATTTTGTTCGTTGGACTAATCCACAATCAGGAAGCACACATACAGTAGTAACTGTATCGGCTTTTGGAGGAGGAGATGTTACTCATATCAATGCAAATACTAATACACCTAACCGAGTATTTTTTGGCTTAAATAATGGCAGGGTAGTAAGAGTAGATAATGCACATACAGGTACATCGCTTACAGGCGTGAATATTAAGGGAGCAAGCATGCCCACTACTAGTGTTTCTTGTATTGCCGTGCAAAAAGGAGATGATAATCATTTGTTGGTAACCTATTCTAGTTATGGCGTAAATAGTGTTTGGGAAACCAAAGATGGGGGTGTTACTTGGACTTCAGTAGAAGGTAATTTACCTGATATTCCTGTACGTTGGGCTATTTTTAATCCTCATAATCCAGACCAAGCCGTTTTAGCTACCGAACTAGGTGTATGGACTACTAGTGACCTCAACGGTACAGCTACCGTATGGGTACCTACTAATTCAGGTTTAGCCAATACACGCGTAACTATGCTTCAAATTCGTGATTCTGATAAAATGGTTATTGCTTCCACACATGGGCGCGGACTATTTTCTTCTGATGCTTTTGTGGGTGGTAGTTCAGTTAGTGCTGAATTTGAAGTAAATAAAAAAGTTACCTATGTAGGCAAAAACATCCAATTTACAGATGCTTCCACAGGGGCTACTTCTTGGGCATGGGACTTTGAAAATGATGGTGTTGTAGATGCCACTACTCAAAATCCTACTTTTGCCTATACTACTCCAGGTTTAAAGACCGTCAAATTAGTTATCAATGGTGGATGTTCCACTTGTACCAAGATAAAAACAGCGCTTATACACGTTCTGCCTGATAGAAATACTAGTTACACGCTTGCTGATGGGGGCGATTTTGAAACTAATCCATTGGATTTTGCTCCAGCGGTAGAAAATTCAACTAGTGTCCCTTGGGAAAGAGGTAATTCCACTATTGCAGGTAAAGATGGCACTACAAGCGGTTCAAATGCTTGGGTTACAGGTTTGACTTCAAATACTTACACCAACAACAGTGTAAGTTACCTATACACTCCAAATTTTGATTTTTCTGCTGCGGGCAATTACACTATTCAATTCCAAACGAAGTACAAAGTAGAAACTAACTGGGACGGCTTTAATGTAGAATATTCACTTGATAAAGGAGATACTTGGCAGGTTTTAGGTACTTTGGGAACAGATTGGTATAACTATTCGGTCAACTTAGCTACAGCTTTTGATGCTAATGTCCCATTTTTTACAGGTGTTCAATCTACTTACACGCTCAAAAAATTAGATATATCTTTTTTAGCAGGAAATCCTAGTGTAGCCTTTCGGATTGTATTCAAGTCTGATGTAGGGATCGAAAGCGTAGGTGTAGCTATTGATGATTTTCAAATTTTGCGAGAAAGCACAAGCATTAACGAGAACGAAATACAAGCCAACATTACTCTCTTTCCCAATCCTGTACGGGAAAAATTATACTTTGAATACGCGGGAAAAATTTATTCAAACTTAAAAGTTTGCATTTATAATTTGCAAGGCAAGGTCATAAGCCAAGAGATTGTTCCAATGTATGCTACGCACTTTGTTCACAGTGTTTCTGTACAGCATTTAAGCAAAGGCATTTATTTCTTAAATCTTGAAGCAGATGGTCAAAGAAAGACCTTAAAATTTGTAAAAGAGTAA
- a CDS encoding dihydroorotate dehydrogenase electron transfer subunit, producing the protein MFRKRVPIPTANERIDIPVMTEIIEVVQETNYVKTFTLDISLNAQPGQFVNIWLPEVDEKPFSVAEDDGKTLKITFFAVGEFTKKLFECKKGDKIGIRGPYGRSYVVKPNSTLALVAGGYGAAPMYFLAQKAVEKKCIIHFIVGAKQKEHLLYLDSIRKLPNTYLYIATNDGSMGYKGYNTEVLEQLLSTYTIHQVFACGPEMMLYRIFEICQAHNIEGQLSIERYMKCGFGVCGQCVLDPTGDRVCVEGSVMNTEQLRYIEEFGKYHRDKEGMKQFFK; encoded by the coding sequence ATGTTTAGAAAAAGAGTCCCTATTCCTACGGCTAATGAACGTATAGACATTCCTGTGATGACTGAAATTATTGAAGTAGTACAGGAAACAAATTATGTCAAAACTTTTACTTTGGATATTTCTTTGAATGCCCAACCTGGACAGTTTGTCAATATTTGGCTTCCAGAGGTAGATGAAAAACCTTTTTCCGTAGCTGAAGATGATGGTAAAACTCTTAAAATTACGTTTTTTGCGGTAGGGGAATTTACTAAAAAACTCTTTGAATGTAAGAAAGGGGATAAAATTGGTATTCGTGGTCCTTACGGTAGAAGTTATGTGGTTAAACCTAACAGTACTCTAGCCTTAGTAGCAGGTGGATACGGCGCGGCACCAATGTACTTTTTAGCTCAAAAAGCAGTAGAAAAAAAATGCATCATTCACTTTATTGTAGGTGCAAAACAAAAAGAGCATCTGCTATATTTAGACTCTATTCGTAAGTTACCAAATACATATTTGTACATTGCCACGAATGATGGCTCTATGGGCTATAAAGGCTACAATACAGAGGTTTTAGAGCAGCTTTTATCCACTTACACGATACATCAAGTTTTTGCATGTGGTCCCGAAATGATGCTGTACCGAATTTTTGAGATATGCCAAGCACATAACATTGAAGGGCAACTTTCAATAGAAAGATATATGAAATGCGGTTTTGGAGTTTGTGGTCAATGTGTTCTAGACCCTACAGGAGATAGAGTATGCGTAGAAGGTTCAGTAATGAATACAGAACAGCTTCGGTATATTGAGGAGTTTGGAAAATATCATCGAGATAAAGAGGGAATGAAGCAGTTTTTTAAGTAA
- a CDS encoding ATP-dependent Clp protease adaptor ClpS yields the protein MFVMNTYSNPFYQEIVKDSSTDNDRTAQLIVYNDDINTFDYVEECLMRICHHTYEQAQQCAHLIHWRGSYCVKQGEYPTMKNMAEKLRRCGLRASVR from the coding sequence GTGTTCGTTATGAATACCTATTCTAATCCATTTTACCAAGAGATTGTAAAGGATAGCAGTACAGATAACGACAGAACAGCGCAGCTTATTGTCTATAATGATGACATTAACACGTTTGATTATGTAGAAGAGTGCTTAATGCGAATCTGCCACCACACTTATGAGCAAGCCCAGCAGTGTGCGCACCTTATTCATTGGCGGGGCAGCTACTGTGTAAAGCAAGGCGAATACCCCACTATGAAAAATATGGCAGAGAAGTTAAGGCGCTGTGGATTGAGAGCAAGCGTACGATAA
- a CDS encoding KTSC domain-containing protein, producing the protein MGNKVFVTCEKVKYIKYEEKTSTLEIGFKSDSMYRYFGVPQEVYQEFLEAPSKFEFFETQIKDQYRFSKYR; encoded by the coding sequence ATGGGAAACAAAGTTTTTGTAACCTGTGAAAAGGTTAAGTACATTAAATACGAAGAAAAAACATCCACACTAGAAATAGGTTTCAAAAGCGATTCAATGTACCGATACTTTGGAGTTCCCCAAGAAGTATATCAAGAATTCCTAGAAGCCCCCTCTAAATTTGAGTTTTTTGAAACGCAAATTAAAGACCAGTATCGTTTTTCTAAATACAGGTAG